The following coding sequences are from one Campylobacter showae CSUNSWCD window:
- a CDS encoding pyridoxal phosphate-dependent aminotransferase: protein MLSKRVQVLGESLTIEISTKAKEMKARGEDVISFGAGEPDFDTPEIIKNEVKAALDKGCGKYTAVAGTPEVREAVAAKLKRDNGLNYAPNQIITNVGAKHSLFNVFQALIDEGDEVIVPSPYWVSYPEMVKFSGGKPVFIETSEKTGFKITPEQLKAAITPRTKILTLNSPCNPTGAIYSRKELEALGEVLKGTKIIVASDEMYEKLNYEGEFVATAAVSEDMFNRTITINGLSKCGAMPGWRFGYMASPFKELNAAVNKLQSQSTSNINSLTQAGAIPALLGKADEDIAYMKGEFKKRRDLGVEMINAIPGLSVLKPDGAFYLFINCSAVEPDSMKFCKELLEKAKVAVVPGVGFGMDGYFRLSFATDLDSIKKGIERIGEFVKSYKR, encoded by the coding sequence ATGCTATCAAAAAGAGTTCAGGTGCTAGGCGAGAGCCTAACCATCGAAATCAGCACCAAGGCAAAAGAGATGAAGGCCCGCGGCGAGGACGTGATCAGTTTTGGCGCGGGCGAACCGGACTTCGACACGCCCGAGATCATCAAAAACGAAGTAAAAGCCGCCCTAGATAAAGGCTGCGGCAAATACACCGCCGTTGCCGGCACGCCAGAGGTTAGAGAGGCGGTTGCTGCAAAGCTAAAGCGCGACAACGGCCTAAACTATGCGCCAAATCAGATCATCACCAACGTCGGCGCGAAGCACTCTCTTTTTAACGTATTTCAGGCGCTAATCGACGAGGGCGACGAGGTTATCGTGCCAAGTCCCTACTGGGTGAGCTACCCGGAGATGGTCAAATTTAGCGGCGGTAAGCCCGTTTTTATCGAAACTAGCGAAAAAACAGGCTTTAAAATCACGCCCGAACAGCTAAAGGCGGCGATCACTCCTAGAACTAAAATTCTAACGCTAAACAGTCCTTGCAACCCGACGGGCGCGATATATAGCCGCAAAGAGCTGGAGGCGCTGGGCGAAGTGCTAAAAGGCACGAAAATCATCGTAGCTAGCGACGAAATGTACGAAAAGCTAAACTACGAGGGCGAATTTGTCGCGACTGCGGCCGTGAGCGAGGATATGTTTAATCGCACGATCACGATAAACGGCCTAAGCAAATGCGGCGCGATGCCGGGCTGGAGATTTGGCTACATGGCTAGCCCGTTTAAGGAGCTAAATGCTGCCGTAAACAAGCTACAAAGCCAAAGCACGAGCAACATAAACTCCCTAACGCAAGCTGGCGCCATCCCTGCGCTGCTGGGCAAAGCCGACGAAGATATCGCGTATATGAAGGGCGAGTTTAAAAAGCGCCGCGACCTAGGCGTTGAGATGATTAACGCTATACCGGGACTCAGTGTGCTTAAGCCTGACGGCGCGTTTTATCTTTTCATCAACTGCTCCGCGGTAGAGCCAGATAGCATGAAATTTTGTAAAGAGCTGCTAGAAAAGGCGAAAGTTGCCGTGGTGCCGGGCGTTGGCTTTGGTATGGACGGATACTTTAGGCTGTCTTTTGCGACCGATTTAGATAGTATCAAAAAAGGTATCGAGAGGATCGGCGAGTTTGTAAAAAGCTATAAAAGATAA
- the ilvN gene encoding acetolactate synthase small subunit, translated as MRRVISVIVLNEHGVLSRISGLFAGRGYNIDTLTVAPIPGTELSRISIVTSGDERVLEQIVKQLHKLIPTYKVFESGEFVEKEMALVKIPLSENFGGLDAILKAYNGIVANTNENYIVVMVSDDASRIENFLKAIKKFNPTDVVRGGSVLMDL; from the coding sequence ATAAGAAGAGTGATTTCAGTCATCGTGCTAAACGAGCACGGCGTTTTATCGCGCATTTCCGGGCTTTTTGCGGGGCGCGGATACAACATCGACACGCTCACAGTAGCACCGATCCCGGGCACCGAGCTTTCTCGTATCAGCATCGTCACTAGCGGCGACGAGCGCGTGCTAGAGCAGATCGTAAAGCAACTACACAAGCTAATACCGACCTACAAAGTCTTCGAAAGCGGCGAATTCGTAGAAAAAGAAATGGCGCTAGTTAAAATCCCGCTTAGCGAAAATTTCGGCGGACTAGACGCGATACTAAAGGCCTACAACGGAATCGTAGCCAACACCAACGAAAACTATATCGTCGTCATGGTTAGCGACGACGCGAGCAGGATAGAAAATTTCCTCAAAGCTATCAAAAAATTTAACCCAACAGACGTCGTGCGCGGCGGCTCGGTGCTAATGGATCTATGA
- a CDS encoding DUF2695 domain-containing protein encodes MNAKSMEKSKRKEVLKAIKEKELAEFRQNLPMSEDKFIQLFEILDAQLHAHGCDHSLKLTEQILSNLDVKDVLSVLAWLEEQGGYCDCEVMANVEQKFEYLDEKLI; translated from the coding sequence TTGAACGCAAAATCCATGGAAAAAAGCAAAAGAAAAGAAGTTTTAAAAGCTATAAAAGAAAAAGAACTAGCCGAATTTAGGCAAAATTTGCCTATGTCCGAGGATAAATTTATACAGCTTTTTGAGATTTTGGATGCCCAGCTTCACGCGCACGGCTGCGATCACAGCCTAAAACTCACCGAACAAATTCTCTCAAATTTGGATGTAAAAGACGTTTTAAGCGTGCTTGCGTGGCTCGAAGAGCAGGGCGGATACTGCGACTGCGAAGTGATGGCGAATGTGGAGCAGAAATTTGAGTATTTAGACGAAAAATTAATATAA
- a CDS encoding acetolactate synthase large subunit: MIKGISGSRMVMEALREEGVETVFGYPGGAALNIYDETYKQSYFKHVLTRHEQAAVHAADGYARASGKVGVAFVTSGPGFTNAVTGLATAYSDSIPLILISGQVPTSLIGTDAFQEIDAVGISRPCVKHNYLVRSIEELPRILKEAFYIARSGRPGPVHVDIPKDITAAVGDFDYPTEIKMPTYKPTYKGNAKQIKKALEVIAEAKRPLLYLGGGVVAANASELVRKFSAKTGIPAVETLMGLGVLTHEDKNLLSMVGMHGSYAANMAMSETDLIIALGVRFDDRVTGKLSEFAKHAKIIHVDIDPSSISKIVNAHFPIVGDLNCVLEEMLEKVSVNEQNLTVWREILARYDALNPLDYKDSDEIIKPQWVVCETAKILKESGKDAVIATDVGQHQMWVAQFYPFDRPRQLITSGGQGTMGFGLPAAIGAKNAMPESTVVNFTGDGSILMNIQELMTATEIGKPVINIILNNNFLGMVRQWQTFFYGERYSSTDLSLQPDFAKIAEGFGGTGFVCRTKDEFRSALKEAMACGKTAVLDVRVDRFEDVLPMVPAGAAIYNMILKSKE, encoded by the coding sequence ACGGTTTTTGGTTACCCGGGCGGCGCGGCGCTAAACATCTACGACGAGACGTACAAGCAGAGTTATTTCAAGCACGTTTTGACGCGTCACGAGCAAGCCGCCGTGCACGCAGCAGACGGATACGCCAGAGCTAGCGGCAAGGTCGGAGTGGCGTTTGTGACGAGCGGCCCCGGCTTTACAAACGCGGTCACTGGTCTAGCCACCGCATACTCGGATAGCATTCCGCTTATATTAATCAGCGGCCAGGTTCCGACCTCGCTTATCGGCACGGACGCCTTTCAGGAGATCGACGCCGTGGGCATCTCTCGCCCGTGCGTGAAGCACAACTACCTCGTGCGCAGTATCGAGGAGCTGCCGCGCATCCTAAAAGAGGCCTTTTATATCGCTCGTTCGGGACGCCCGGGGCCCGTTCACGTCGATATCCCAAAGGATATAACCGCAGCCGTTGGGGATTTTGATTACCCGACCGAGATAAAGATGCCGACATATAAACCGACCTACAAAGGCAACGCAAAGCAGATCAAAAAGGCGCTCGAGGTAATCGCCGAGGCCAAACGCCCGCTGCTCTATCTAGGCGGCGGCGTCGTAGCGGCGAACGCTAGCGAGCTCGTGCGTAAATTTAGCGCAAAGACGGGCATCCCAGCGGTCGAAACGCTGATGGGGCTTGGCGTCCTAACTCACGAGGATAAAAATCTACTCTCGATGGTCGGCATGCACGGCAGCTACGCGGCAAATATGGCGATGAGCGAAACCGATCTAATCATCGCGCTTGGCGTGCGGTTTGACGACCGCGTGACGGGCAAGCTAAGCGAATTTGCCAAACACGCCAAAATCATCCATGTCGATATAGACCCTAGCTCGATCTCAAAGATCGTAAACGCGCACTTCCCGATCGTAGGCGATCTAAACTGCGTCCTAGAAGAGATGCTGGAAAAAGTAAGCGTAAACGAGCAAAATTTGACCGTGTGGCGTGAGATATTGGCCAGATACGACGCGCTAAATCCGCTGGATTACAAAGACAGCGACGAGATCATAAAACCGCAGTGGGTCGTGTGCGAAACGGCTAAAATTTTAAAAGAATCGGGCAAAGACGCCGTGATCGCCACCGACGTCGGCCAGCACCAGATGTGGGTCGCGCAGTTTTATCCGTTTGATAGGCCGCGCCAGCTGATAACTAGCGGAGGACAGGGAACTATGGGCTTTGGTTTGCCTGCGGCCATCGGAGCAAAAAACGCGATGCCGGAAAGCACGGTTGTAAATTTCACCGGCGACGGCTCAATCCTCATGAATATCCAAGAGCTGATGACTGCCACCGAGATCGGCAAACCCGTCATCAACATCATCTTAAATAACAATTTCCTAGGCATGGTGCGCCAGTGGCAGACATTTTTCTACGGCGAGCGCTACTCTTCGACCGACCTTAGCTTGCAGCCTGATTTTGCAAAGATCGCAGAGGGCTTTGGCGGAACGGGCTTCGTGTGCCGCACGAAGGATGAGTTTCGCTCCGCGCTAAAAGAGGCGATGGCCTGCGGCAAAACGGCGGTGCTAGACGTGCGCGTGGACAGATTTGAGGACGTACTGCCGATGGTTCCTGCTGGCGCGGCAATATACAACATGATCTTAAAAAGCAAGGAATAA
- the lpxD gene encoding UDP-3-O-(3-hydroxymyristoyl)glucosamine N-acyltransferase, translated as MKLSEIYKILGLEFSGEELEITALNSLSNAGPSELGYCDSEKNAKFIEGSKAGAILVASNLKELVGAQSRAVVVENPHLAFAILSEYFAKELLASQPQPAQISPSAKIMPNVYVGSGAVIGDNTLVMAGAYVGDNVKIGANCVIHPNVVIYNDTVIGNGCRINANAVIGSDGFGYAHTKTGEHVKIYHNGNVVLEDFVEIGACTTIDRGVFESTVVKAYAKIDNLVQIGHNCEIGYGSILVSQVGLAGSTKLGRNVVMGGQSGSAGHLKVGDFAQIAARGGVSKDIAGGKKYAGAYPIMELADFFKLQAKIARFFKKN; from the coding sequence ATGAAACTAAGCGAAATTTATAAAATCTTAGGACTGGAATTTAGCGGCGAGGAGCTAGAGATCACGGCTCTAAATTCGCTCTCAAACGCAGGGCCTAGCGAGCTTGGCTACTGCGATAGCGAGAAAAACGCTAAATTTATCGAGGGCTCAAAGGCGGGCGCGATTTTAGTCGCGTCAAATTTAAAAGAACTTGTCGGCGCGCAAAGCAGGGCGGTAGTGGTAGAAAACCCACACCTTGCCTTTGCCATTTTGAGCGAATATTTTGCAAAAGAGCTTCTAGCATCCCAGCCACAGCCGGCGCAAATTTCGCCAAGCGCAAAGATAATGCCAAACGTTTACGTGGGCTCTGGCGCCGTAATCGGCGACAACACGCTCGTGATGGCTGGTGCGTACGTCGGCGACAACGTAAAAATCGGCGCAAACTGCGTCATCCACCCAAACGTCGTCATCTATAACGACACTGTTATCGGCAACGGCTGCCGCATCAACGCAAACGCCGTCATCGGCAGCGACGGCTTTGGCTACGCGCACACGAAAACGGGCGAACACGTGAAAATTTACCACAACGGCAACGTCGTTTTAGAGGATTTCGTCGAGATCGGCGCGTGCACGACGATAGACCGCGGCGTGTTTGAAAGTACGGTCGTAAAAGCATACGCCAAGATCGATAATCTCGTGCAAATCGGCCACAACTGCGAGATAGGCTACGGCTCGATACTAGTCTCGCAGGTGGGGCTAGCAGGCTCAACCAAACTAGGACGTAACGTCGTGATGGGCGGACAAAGCGGCTCGGCGGGGCATTTAAAAGTCGGCGACTTTGCCCAGATAGCGGCGCGCGGCGGCGTGTCAAAAGATATCGCCGGCGGCAAGAAATACGCGGGCGCATATCCGATAATGGAGCTGGCCGATTTTTTCAAACTACAAGCTAAGATCGCTAGGTTTTTTAAAAAGAACTAA